A section of the Chryseobacterium scophthalmum genome encodes:
- a CDS encoding orotate phosphoribosyltransferase has protein sequence MNLEGRKIIVNKSSKDLSELLKSPENYKEFMPDGLQKFETREDGFKFGLQGMPEIALKIDEVTDEKAVLKSASSSLDFTLTATLKPLNENQTEVQMLFEGKFNPFIKMMVEKPLQNFINTLTDKIEAYK, from the coding sequence ATGAATTTAGAAGGACGAAAAATTATTGTCAATAAATCATCTAAAGATTTATCTGAGTTGCTGAAATCTCCTGAAAATTATAAAGAATTTATGCCGGATGGTCTTCAAAAATTTGAAACCAGAGAAGATGGCTTTAAATTCGGACTTCAAGGAATGCCTGAAATTGCACTCAAAATAGATGAAGTTACAGATGAAAAAGCTGTTTTGAAATCGGCTAGCTCAAGTCTAGACTTTACACTTACAGCAACTTTGAAACCTTTGAACGAAAATCAGACTGAAGTACAGATGCTTTTTGAAGGGAAATTTAATCCTTTTATCAAAATGATGGTTGAAAAACCGCTTCAGAATTTCATTAATACTTTGACCGATAAAATCGAAGCTTATAAATAA
- a CDS encoding NUDIX hydrolase, whose translation MYKVFVNEKKLLISKNPENLEKVLNYESFTTLEIALDLLQNTSTSELNVYGEQIDEIWKEFKKLFRIIEAAGGIVNKPNGGTLFIRRLGKWDLPKGKMEKGESREESAIREIEEETNLQNVELRDFINTTYHIYIERNGDRVLKHTHWFEMFFDGEDTSKPQLEEGITEVAWKNTTQIENEVFPNTFQNIKLIINEFWDTKSK comes from the coding sequence ATGTATAAAGTTTTTGTGAACGAAAAAAAATTATTGATATCTAAGAACCCTGAAAACTTAGAGAAAGTCTTAAATTACGAAAGTTTCACAACTTTAGAAATTGCCCTTGATCTTTTGCAGAACACATCGACTTCCGAGCTTAATGTGTACGGCGAACAGATTGATGAGATCTGGAAAGAATTTAAAAAACTTTTCAGGATTATTGAGGCTGCAGGAGGAATTGTAAATAAGCCAAACGGAGGTACTCTTTTCATCAGAAGATTAGGAAAATGGGATCTTCCGAAAGGCAAAATGGAAAAAGGTGAATCTCGTGAAGAATCTGCCATAAGAGAAATTGAGGAAGAAACCAATTTACAAAATGTAGAACTCAGAGATTTTATCAATACAACCTATCATATTTATATTGAAAGAAATGGCGACCGTGTTTTGAAACACACTCATTGGTTTGAAATGTTTTTTGACGGTGAAGACACCTCAAAACCCCAGTTAGAAGAAGGAATTACAGAAGTTGCCTGGAAAAACACCACTCAGATTGAGAATGAAGTTTTTCCAAACACGTTTCAAAATATAAAATTGATTATTAATGAATTTTGGGATACAAAATCTAAATAA